From a single Nissabacter sp. SGAir0207 genomic region:
- the ppdD gene encoding prepilin peptidase-dependent pilin, with product MRHQQGFTLIELMVVIAIIAILSAIGIPAYQSYIQKAALTDMLQALTPYKMATELCAIEQGALTGCNLGTAGIPASKTTHYVSAITVSNGVITLTGQAALAGLDVTLTPVPDTQAGGLLWQRQCTASDNELKARCEEIFRFDANGSAS from the coding sequence ATGCGTCACCAGCAAGGCTTTACCCTGATTGAACTGATGGTGGTCATTGCCATCATCGCCATCCTGAGCGCCATCGGCATCCCGGCTTACCAGAGCTATATCCAGAAGGCGGCCCTGACCGACATGCTCCAGGCCCTCACCCCCTACAAAATGGCGACCGAGCTGTGTGCCATTGAACAGGGAGCACTGACAGGCTGCAACCTCGGCACCGCGGGCATTCCAGCCAGCAAAACCACCCACTACGTCAGCGCCATCACTGTCAGCAACGGCGTCATCACCCTGACCGGGCAGGCCGCACTCGCTGGGCTGGATGTGACCTTGACCCCGGTGCCAGACACGCAGGCCGGGGGGCTACTCTGGCAGCGGCAGTGCACCGCTTCCGACAATGAGTTGAAAGCGCGGTGTGAAGAAATTTTCCGGTTTGATGCCAACGGGAGCGCATCATGA
- the gspE gene encoding type II secretion system protein GspE: MSQLVQQDSALRQLCARFGAVLLSHTPDGLRVAVSAEQRATLEEALRFACRLPLRLECWPVAQLEQARQAAELAPTEPAPLGEEPPDALEDETPAARFIQQMLRQAVQGRASDIHLEPCARGYRLRLRVDGVLQEAAAPPAALGHQVGARLKVMGKLDIAERRLPQDGQCAARLAGERLAMRLSTLPTLHGEKLVLRLQQGQQQALALAQLGMAPEALASYRTALAQPQGLVLVTGPTGSGKTVTLYSGLRQLNQPERNICSVEDPVEIPVEGINQTQINPKADLSFARTLRALLRQDPDVIMIGEIRDAETAEIAVNAAQTGHLVLSTLHTNSTAETLTRLNQMGVPGYLIASCLKLVVAQRLVRRLCPHCRRQSAQPAVLPPDSWPTPLHPWRAAGCNHCMGGYYGRTGLYEMLVVTPAIQRALTLNAAADELAAIARQQDQASLFHAGLALVAQGVTSLEEVYRVVGH; the protein is encoded by the coding sequence ATGAGCCAGCTGGTGCAGCAGGATAGCGCGCTGCGGCAACTTTGCGCACGTTTCGGGGCGGTGCTGCTGAGCCACACCCCCGATGGCCTGCGGGTAGCGGTCTCCGCTGAACAGCGGGCCACACTGGAAGAGGCGTTGCGCTTTGCCTGCCGCCTGCCCCTGCGGCTGGAGTGCTGGCCGGTGGCGCAACTGGAGCAGGCACGGCAAGCGGCTGAACTGGCACCTACCGAGCCTGCCCCGCTGGGCGAAGAGCCGCCCGACGCGCTGGAGGATGAGACGCCAGCCGCACGCTTCATCCAACAGATGCTGCGGCAGGCGGTACAGGGGCGCGCCTCTGACATCCATCTGGAACCGTGCGCCCGCGGCTACCGGTTGCGGCTACGGGTGGATGGCGTATTGCAGGAGGCTGCCGCCCCACCGGCGGCGCTAGGGCATCAGGTGGGGGCTCGGCTGAAGGTGATGGGCAAGCTGGACATCGCCGAGCGGCGTCTGCCACAGGATGGGCAGTGTGCGGCCCGGTTGGCGGGGGAGCGTCTGGCGATGCGTCTCTCCACCCTGCCGACGCTGCATGGCGAAAAGCTGGTGTTGCGCCTCCAGCAGGGCCAGCAACAGGCGCTGGCGTTGGCGCAGCTGGGCATGGCACCTGAGGCGTTGGCCAGTTACCGGACGGCGCTGGCCCAACCGCAGGGTCTGGTGCTGGTCACCGGCCCCACCGGCAGCGGCAAAACCGTCACGCTCTACAGCGGGCTACGGCAGCTCAACCAGCCAGAGCGCAATATTTGCAGCGTGGAGGATCCGGTGGAGATCCCGGTCGAGGGCATTAACCAGACCCAAATCAATCCCAAGGCGGATCTGAGCTTTGCCCGCACACTGCGGGCGCTGCTGCGCCAGGATCCTGACGTCATCATGATTGGCGAGATCCGTGATGCCGAGACGGCGGAGATTGCGGTCAATGCCGCCCAGACCGGTCATCTGGTGCTCTCGACCCTGCATACCAACTCCACGGCCGAGACGCTGACCCGCCTTAACCAGATGGGTGTGCCGGGCTACCTGATCGCCTCCTGCCTAAAGCTGGTGGTGGCGCAGCGGCTGGTGCGTCGGCTCTGCCCACACTGCCGACGGCAGTCGGCACAGCCCGCCGTACTGCCGCCCGACAGCTGGCCCACTCCCTTGCATCCGTGGCGCGCCGCTGGCTGCAACCACTGTATGGGTGGTTACTATGGACGCACCGGCCTCTATGAAATGCTGGTGGTGACCCCGGCGATCCAGCGGGCGCTGACCCTGAATGCCGCCGCCGATGAACTGGCCGCCATTGCCCGGCAACAGGATCAGGCCAGCCTGTTCCATGCCGGGCTGGCGCTGGTGGCGCAAGGCGTCACTTCGTTGGAGGAGGTGTACCGGGTGGTGGGACATTAA
- the hofC gene encoding protein transport protein HofC: protein MADPALFVWQAIDAQGTLQQGEQLAPHRQAVIEGLIEGGLQPLRVTFRGRLGKRYWKPTERTALFQQLAALLQAGLPLMEGLALLAEGHPRAGWRCLLRELARQIADGVPLSQALAAYPGLFPALAVQMMELGELTGNLDHCCRQYALLETRAGKLRQMVGKALRYPLIVSLIALLVCVLMLTLVLPAFAEIYRSFDAPLPWFTQWLMALSSWLVRHGALLLAVLIGAAVGYGVWLRPQPGWRLLEQRLMLRLPLARGLIQGGALAQIFFTLALTQQAGLDLLTGLQAAARAVPNLCYQQALLAVREQVLQGVPLHRAISAQPLFTPLCRQLIRVGEESGSLDSLLERLAHWYEQHTFELAEGLAQTLEPVMMLVMGGVIGGLVIAMYLPIFQLGGVMGSG from the coding sequence ATGGCCGATCCTGCACTGTTCGTATGGCAGGCCATAGATGCTCAGGGCACGCTGCAACAGGGCGAGCAGCTGGCGCCCCACCGGCAGGCGGTGATCGAGGGGCTGATTGAGGGCGGGCTTCAGCCACTGCGCGTGACCTTCCGTGGCCGTCTGGGCAAACGTTATTGGAAACCCACGGAGCGTACCGCCCTGTTCCAGCAACTGGCTGCCCTGTTGCAGGCGGGCCTGCCGCTCATGGAGGGGCTGGCGCTGCTGGCAGAGGGACACCCACGGGCCGGGTGGCGTTGCCTCCTGCGCGAACTGGCGCGCCAGATTGCGGATGGGGTTCCACTCTCGCAGGCGCTGGCGGCCTATCCCGGCCTCTTCCCGGCGCTGGCGGTGCAGATGATGGAACTGGGTGAACTGACTGGCAACCTCGACCACTGCTGCCGACAGTACGCCCTGCTGGAGACGCGCGCGGGCAAGTTGCGCCAGATGGTCGGCAAGGCGCTACGCTACCCATTGATCGTCTCGTTGATTGCCCTGCTGGTCTGCGTGCTGATGCTGACGCTGGTGCTGCCAGCGTTTGCGGAGATCTACCGCAGCTTTGATGCGCCCCTGCCGTGGTTTACCCAGTGGCTGATGGCGCTCTCCTCCTGGCTGGTCAGGCATGGCGCGCTGCTGCTGGCGGTGCTGATCGGCGCGGCGGTGGGGTATGGCGTCTGGCTGCGTCCTCAGCCCGGCTGGCGTCTGCTTGAGCAGCGGCTGATGCTGCGCCTGCCGCTGGCACGTGGCCTGATTCAGGGCGGCGCGCTGGCGCAGATCTTCTTTACGCTGGCCCTGACGCAACAGGCCGGGCTGGATCTGCTCACTGGGTTGCAGGCCGCCGCGCGGGCGGTACCCAATCTCTGCTATCAGCAGGCCCTGCTGGCGGTACGGGAGCAGGTATTGCAAGGGGTGCCACTGCATCGGGCAATTAGCGCGCAGCCGCTTTTTACCCCACTATGCCGGCAGTTGATCCGGGTCGGCGAGGAGTCTGGTTCGTTGGACAGTCTGCTGGAGCGGCTGGCGCACTGGTATGAGCAGCACACCTTTGAACTAGCCGAAGGGCTGGCGCAGACGCTGGAACCGGTGATGATGCTGGTGATGGGGGGCGTGATTGGCGGGCTGGTGATCGCCATGTACCTGCCGATATTCCAGCTGGGTGGCGTGATGGGGAGTGGTTGA
- a CDS encoding GMP reductase, with amino-acid sequence MRIEEDLKLGFKDVLIRPKRSTLKSRSEVELERRFNFKHAGCAWSGVPVIAANMDTVGTFQMATVLASFDMLTAVHKHYSVEQWRDFVAQAPESVLNHVMVSTGTSEADFAKMKQILALSPALKFICIDVANGYSEHFVAFLQRAREACPDKVICAGNVVTGEMVEELILSGADIVKVGIGPGSVCTTRVKTGVGYPQLSAVIECADAAHGLGGQIVSDGGCAVPGDVAKAFGGGADFVMLGGMLAGHNECGGEVVEQDGEKFMLFYGMSSESAMKRHVGGVAEYRAAEGKTVKLPLRGPVDHTVRDILGGLRSACTYVGAERLKELTKRTTFIRVAEQENRTFNGN; translated from the coding sequence ATGCGTATTGAAGAAGATCTGAAACTGGGCTTCAAAGATGTCCTGATCCGCCCGAAACGCTCTACCCTGAAAAGCCGCTCTGAGGTTGAACTGGAACGACGCTTCAACTTCAAACATGCCGGATGCGCATGGTCAGGTGTGCCGGTAATTGCCGCGAACATGGATACCGTGGGTACTTTCCAAATGGCCACCGTGCTGGCCTCTTTTGACATGCTGACCGCTGTGCACAAGCACTATAGCGTGGAGCAGTGGCGCGATTTTGTGGCACAGGCGCCAGAGTCCGTGCTCAACCATGTGATGGTCTCCACCGGCACCTCAGAGGCAGATTTTGCCAAGATGAAGCAGATCCTGGCGCTGTCACCAGCGCTGAAGTTCATCTGCATTGATGTCGCCAACGGCTACTCCGAGCACTTCGTTGCCTTCCTGCAACGGGCGCGTGAGGCCTGCCCGGATAAGGTGATCTGTGCTGGCAACGTGGTGACCGGTGAGATGGTGGAAGAGCTGATCCTCTCCGGCGCGGACATCGTCAAAGTGGGCATCGGGCCGGGTTCGGTCTGCACCACCCGCGTGAAAACCGGTGTCGGCTACCCGCAACTCTCCGCCGTGATTGAGTGCGCCGACGCCGCCCACGGTTTGGGTGGACAGATTGTCAGCGACGGCGGCTGCGCGGTGCCGGGCGATGTGGCAAAAGCCTTTGGCGGCGGTGCCGACTTCGTGATGCTGGGCGGGATGCTGGCTGGCCACAACGAGTGCGGGGGCGAGGTGGTGGAGCAGGACGGTGAGAAGTTCATGCTGTTCTACGGCATGAGTTCCGAATCCGCCATGAAACGCCACGTCGGCGGGGTGGCCGAGTACCGTGCCGCCGAAGGCAAAACCGTGAAGCTGCCCCTGCGCGGCCCGGTTGACCACACCGTGCGCGACATCTTGGGCGGCCTGCGTTCGGCCTGCACCTACGTTGGGGCGGAGCGCCTGAAAGAGCTGACCAAGCGCACCACCTTCATCCGCGTGGCGGAGCAGGAAAACCGCACCTTCAACGGCAACTGA
- the coaE gene encoding dephospho-CoA kinase (Dephospho-CoA kinase (CoaE) performs the final step in coenzyme A biosynthesis.): MNYLVALTGGIGSGKSTVANAFAALGVTVVDADIIARQVVEPGTPALAEIARHFGDGILQPDGSLHRARLRERIFAAPDEKQWLNALLHPLIQQETQRQIQQATSPYVLWVVPLLIENGLQARADRVLVIDVDRETQLARTTARDGVSRQQAENILAAQVSREQRLACADDVIDNRGDPSTIEPRVAALHQHYLQLAAAAQQD, from the coding sequence ATGAACTATCTTGTGGCACTGACAGGGGGCATCGGCAGTGGCAAAAGTACCGTGGCCAATGCCTTTGCCGCCTTGGGTGTCACCGTTGTTGATGCCGACATTATTGCGCGTCAGGTTGTGGAGCCGGGGACACCGGCGTTGGCAGAGATCGCCCGGCACTTTGGCGACGGCATCCTCCAGCCTGATGGCAGCCTGCATCGCGCCCGGTTGCGCGAGCGAATTTTTGCCGCCCCGGATGAGAAGCAGTGGCTGAATGCCCTGCTGCACCCGCTGATCCAGCAGGAGACCCAGCGGCAGATCCAGCAGGCCACCTCCCCCTATGTACTGTGGGTGGTGCCGCTGCTGATCGAAAATGGCCTGCAGGCGCGGGCTGACCGGGTACTGGTGATCGATGTCGATCGCGAGACCCAACTGGCAAGAACCACGGCGCGTGATGGCGTCTCCCGCCAGCAGGCGGAAAATATTCTTGCGGCGCAGGTATCCCGCGAACAGCGGCTGGCCTGCGCCGACGACGTTATTGATAACCGCGGCGATCCCTCGACGATCGAGCCGCGTGTTGCCGCCCTCCACCAGCACTATTTGCAGCTGGCGGCGGCAGCCCAACAGGATTAA
- the zapD gene encoding cell division protein ZapD, translated as MSDLSPTVLFEHPLNEKMRTWLRIEFLLQQIYQYPVLRDIATALSFFRTISDLLDVLERGEVRTELLKELERQQQKLMLWADVPGVDMARVDALRQQLKQRSSVLMAAPRMGQALREDRLIALVKQRLSIPGGCCSFDLPTLHMWLHLEQEARDSQVSAWLATLAPLNEALTIILDLIRQSGAFKNQISLNGFFQDNAEDADLLRLRVALEHQIYPQISGHKTRYAIRFLSLDSERGQVPARLTFTLACC; from the coding sequence ATGAGCGACCTTTCCCCGACCGTTCTGTTCGAACACCCCCTGAATGAGAAGATGCGCACCTGGTTGCGCATCGAATTTTTGCTGCAACAGATCTACCAGTACCCGGTGCTGCGCGATATCGCCACCGCGCTCAGCTTTTTCCGCACCATCTCTGATTTGTTAGATGTTTTGGAGCGCGGCGAAGTGCGCACCGAATTGCTCAAGGAGCTGGAGCGCCAGCAGCAAAAACTGATGCTCTGGGCCGATGTGCCGGGCGTGGACATGGCCCGCGTCGATGCGCTGCGCCAGCAGCTTAAGCAGCGCTCTAGCGTACTGATGGCCGCGCCGCGTATGGGGCAGGCACTGCGCGAGGATCGTTTGATCGCGCTGGTGAAGCAGCGCCTGAGCATTCCGGGCGGCTGTTGCAGCTTCGACCTGCCGACCCTACATATGTGGCTGCACCTGGAGCAGGAGGCGCGTGACAGCCAGGTGAGCGCCTGGCTGGCCACCCTTGCCCCGCTCAATGAGGCGCTGACCATTATCCTTGATTTGATCCGCCAGTCCGGCGCGTTCAAAAACCAGATCAGCCTGAACGGCTTTTTCCAGGACAATGCCGAGGACGCGGATCTGCTGCGGCTGCGGGTGGCGCTGGAGCACCAGATCTACCCTCAGATCTCTGGCCACAAGACCCGTTATGCCATCCGCTTCCTGTCGCTGGACAGCGAGCGCGGCCAGGTGCCGGCGCGCCTTACTTTTACCCTGGCCTGCTGTTAA